From the genome of Apodemus sylvaticus chromosome 3, mApoSyl1.1, whole genome shotgun sequence, one region includes:
- the Ifnk gene encoding interferon kappa — translation MTPKYLWLVALVALCTPAIQSLNCVYLDHTILENVKLLGSTLTGFPLRCLKDITDFQFSKEILPYLQHMKKDINAISYRISALALTIFNPKGATSQVKEEHLERIRSGLFDQLRQARECFVEEERENREEASPSQHPHSGDFLTVYLELSNYFFRIKMFLKNKKYSFCAWKIVAAEIRRCFIVFYKFKRLLKMKSESPTFKQELK, via the exons ATGACTCCAAAGTATTTATGGCTGGTGGCCCTGGTGGCTCTGTGCACTCCAGCCATCCAATCTCTGAACTGTGTTTATCTGGATCATACCATCTTAGAAAATGTGAAACTTCTGGGCAGCACCCTGACCGGCTTTCCCTTAAGATGTCTAAAAGATATCACAGATTTTCAGTTTTCTAAAGAGATTCTGCCGTACCTGCAGCATATGAAAAAGGACATAAACGCGATCTCCTATCGTATATCTGCTCTGGCACTCACGATTTTCAATCCTAAAGGCGCCACCTCCcaggtgaaagaggaacacttggaACGTATCCGATCAGGACTTTTTGACCAACTGCGGCAAGCTCGGGAGTGCTTcgtggaggaggagagagagaacagggaggaGGCCAGTCCATCACAACATCCTCACTCAGGGGACTTCCTGACAGTCTACCTGGAATTGAGCAACTATTTCTTCAGAATCAAAATGTTCctgaaaaataagaaatacagTTTCTGTGCCTGGAAGATTGTCGCAGCAGAAATAAGAAgatgtttcattgtattttacAAGTTCAAAAGACTACTCAAAATGAAATCAG AATCACCCACCTTCAAGCAAGAACTTAAATAG